A window from Streptomyces sp. NBC_00271 encodes these proteins:
- the prfA gene encoding peptide chain release factor 1 gives MFEAVEELIGEHADLEKKLADPSVHADQANARKLNKRYAELTPIVATYRSWKQTGDDIGTAKEFAADDPDFVAEVKELEKQREELTEKLRLLLVPRDPSDDKDVILEIKAGAGGDESALFAGDLLRMYLRYAERVGWKTEIIDSTESELGGYKDVQVAVKTKGGQGATEPGQGVWARLKYEGGVHRVQRVPSTESQGRIHTSAAGVLVTPEAEEVDVEIHANDLRIDVYRSSGPGGQSVNTTDSAVRITHIPTGVVASCQNEKSQLQNKEQAMRILRSRLLAAAQEEAEREAADARRSQVRTVDRSEKIRTYNFPENRISDHRVGFKAYNLDQVLDGDLDAMIQACVDADSAAKLAAA, from the coding sequence ATGTTCGAGGCGGTCGAGGAACTCATCGGCGAGCACGCCGATCTGGAGAAGAAGCTCGCTGACCCGTCGGTCCACGCCGACCAGGCCAACGCGCGCAAGCTGAACAAGCGCTACGCCGAGCTGACCCCGATCGTCGCGACGTACCGCTCCTGGAAGCAGACCGGGGACGACATCGGCACGGCGAAGGAGTTCGCCGCCGACGACCCCGACTTCGTGGCCGAGGTCAAGGAGCTGGAGAAGCAGCGCGAGGAGCTCACCGAGAAGCTCCGCCTGCTGCTGGTCCCGCGCGACCCCAGCGACGACAAGGACGTCATCCTCGAGATCAAGGCGGGCGCGGGCGGCGACGAGTCGGCCCTGTTCGCCGGCGACCTGCTGCGCATGTACCTGCGCTACGCGGAGCGCGTCGGCTGGAAGACCGAGATCATCGACTCCACCGAGTCCGAGCTCGGCGGCTACAAGGACGTCCAGGTCGCGGTGAAGACCAAGGGCGGCCAGGGTGCCACCGAGCCCGGTCAGGGTGTCTGGGCGCGCCTGAAGTACGAGGGCGGGGTGCACCGCGTGCAGCGGGTGCCCTCGACCGAGTCGCAGGGCCGTATCCACACCTCCGCGGCCGGTGTGCTGGTCACGCCCGAGGCCGAGGAGGTCGACGTCGAGATCCACGCGAACGACCTGCGCATCGACGTCTACCGCTCGTCGGGCCCCGGCGGCCAGTCCGTCAACACGACCGACTCCGCGGTGCGCATCACGCACATTCCGACCGGAGTCGTCGCCTCCTGCCAGAACGAGAAGAGCCAGCTGCAGAACAAGGAGCAGGCGATGCGTATCCTGCGCTCCAGGCTCCTCGCCGCGGCGCAGGAGGAAGCGGAGCGTGAGGCCGCGGACGCCCGCCGCAGCCAGGTCCGCACCGTCGACCGCTCCGAGAAGATCCGTACGTACAACTTCCCGGAGAACCGCATCTCGGACCACCGCGTCGGATTCAAGGCGTACAACTTGGACCAGGTGCTCGACGGGGACCTCGACGCGATGATCCAGGCGTGCGTCGACGCCGACTCGGCCGCGAAGCTCGCGGCCGCGTAA
- the rpmE gene encoding 50S ribosomal protein L31 has protein sequence MKRDIHPEYVETQVSCTCGASFTTRSTISSGSIRAEVCSECHPFYTGKQKILDTGGRVARFEARFGKAAAAKK, from the coding sequence TTGAAGCGCGACATCCACCCCGAGTACGTCGAGACGCAGGTCAGCTGCACCTGTGGCGCGTCGTTCACCACCCGTAGCACGATCTCCAGCGGCTCCATCCGCGCCGAGGTCTGCTCCGAGTGCCACCCGTTCTACACGGGCAAGCAGAAGATCCTCGACACCGGTGGCCGCGTGGCCCGCTTCGAGGCCCGCTTCGGCAAGGCTGCCGCTGCCAAGAAGTAG
- a CDS encoding L-threonylcarbamoyladenylate synthase: MARRYDTNDATDRITGLREAASAVRRGELVVLPTDTVYGIGADAFTSEAVADLLEAKGRGRNMPTPVLIGSPNTLHGLVTDFSEMAWELVDAFWPGALTLVAKHQPSLQWDLGDTRGTVAIRMPLHPVAIELLTEVGPMAVSSANLTGHPAPEDCDAAQEMLGDSVSVYLDGGPTPGNVPSSIVDVTGKVPVLLRAGALSAEELRKVVPDLEVAN, from the coding sequence ATGGCACGGCGATACGACACCAACGACGCGACCGACCGCATCACCGGTCTGCGTGAGGCCGCGTCCGCCGTCCGCCGTGGCGAGCTGGTGGTCCTCCCGACGGACACGGTGTACGGCATCGGCGCCGACGCGTTCACCTCGGAAGCCGTCGCCGACCTTCTTGAGGCCAAGGGCCGGGGCCGCAACATGCCCACCCCTGTCCTCATCGGCTCCCCGAACACCCTGCACGGCCTCGTCACGGACTTCTCCGAGATGGCCTGGGAGCTCGTCGACGCGTTCTGGCCGGGTGCGCTCACCCTTGTCGCCAAGCACCAGCCGTCGCTGCAGTGGGACTTGGGCGACACCCGGGGCACGGTGGCCATCCGTATGCCGCTGCACCCGGTCGCCATCGAACTGCTGACGGAGGTCGGCCCGATGGCCGTCTCCTCCGCGAACCTGACGGGCCACCCGGCGCCGGAGGACTGTGACGCCGCGCAGGAGATGCTGGGCGACTCCGTCTCCGTGTACCTGGACGGCGGTCCGACTCCCGGCAACGTTCCCTCCTCGATCGTCGACGTCACCGGCAAGGTGCCGGTCCTGCTGCGTGCGGGTGCCCTGTCGGCGGAGGAGCTCCGGAAGGTCGTACCCGACCTCGAGGTGGCGAATTGA
- a CDS encoding arsenate reductase/protein-tyrosine-phosphatase family protein translates to MTAPDAGRGIGTGITGTNGSPRGSFRILHVSTGNVCRSPITERLTRHALADRLGDPLWGGLIVESAGTWGHEGAPMEANAETVLADFGADPSGFVGRELLDDHVIRADLVLTATRDHRAQVISMGHSAGLRTFTLKEFTRLVRAIDPATLPPLEDGVVERARALVRAAAALRGWLLAPTAEADEVFDPYGAPLPFFRSIGDEINEALDPVVTALTGVRARA, encoded by the coding sequence TTGACAGCCCCTGACGCGGGGCGTGGCATAGGCACGGGGATCACGGGGACCAATGGGTCCCCCAGGGGGTCCTTCCGCATCCTCCACGTCAGCACCGGCAACGTGTGCCGCTCGCCGATCACCGAGCGGCTGACCCGCCATGCCCTCGCGGACCGGCTGGGCGATCCCCTGTGGGGCGGACTCATCGTCGAGAGCGCCGGCACCTGGGGGCACGAGGGCGCCCCCATGGAGGCCAACGCCGAGACGGTCCTCGCGGACTTCGGCGCGGACCCCTCCGGCTTCGTCGGCCGCGAGCTCCTCGACGACCACGTCATCAGGGCCGACTTGGTCCTCACCGCGACCCGCGACCACCGCGCCCAGGTCATCTCCATGGGTCACTCCGCGGGCCTGCGCACCTTCACCCTGAAGGAGTTCACCAGGCTGGTCCGCGCCATAGATCCGGCCACGCTCCCTCCCCTGGAGGACGGTGTGGTCGAGCGTGCCCGCGCTCTGGTGCGGGCCGCCGCCGCTCTACGCGGGTGGCTCCTGGCGCCCACGGCGGAGGCGGACGAGGTCTTCGACCCGTACGGCGCGCCCCTGCCGTTCTTCCGCTCGATCGGCGACGAGATCAATGAGGCACTGGATCCGGTGGTGACGGCGCTGACGGGGGTGCGGGCGCGCGCGTAG
- the prmC gene encoding peptide chain release factor N(5)-glutamine methyltransferase — MNLLLAEVAQATQRLADAGVPSPRNDAEELAAFVHGVKRGELHTVKDVDFDARYWEVTARREAREPLQHITGHAYFRYLELQVGPGVFVPRPETESVVGWAIDAVRAMDVVEPLIVDLCTGSGAIALALAQEVPRSRVHAVELSEDALQWTRKNVEGSRVDLRQGDALEAFRDLDGQVDLVISNPPYIPLTEWEYVAPEARDYDPELALFSGEDGLDLIRGIERTAHRLLRPGGVVVIEHADTQGGQVPWIFTEERGWADAADHPDLNNRPRFATARKAMP; from the coding sequence GTGAACCTGCTGCTCGCGGAAGTGGCCCAGGCCACCCAGCGGCTGGCCGACGCCGGCGTGCCCTCGCCGCGCAACGACGCGGAGGAGCTCGCCGCCTTCGTGCACGGCGTGAAGCGGGGCGAGCTGCACACCGTCAAGGACGTGGACTTCGACGCCCGCTACTGGGAGGTGACCGCGCGCCGCGAGGCCCGCGAGCCGCTCCAGCACATCACCGGACACGCCTACTTCCGCTATCTGGAACTCCAGGTGGGCCCCGGGGTGTTCGTCCCGCGTCCGGAGACGGAGTCCGTCGTCGGCTGGGCCATAGACGCCGTCCGCGCGATGGATGTCGTCGAGCCGCTGATCGTCGACCTGTGCACCGGGTCGGGCGCCATCGCGCTCGCGCTCGCGCAGGAGGTCCCGCGCTCCCGCGTACACGCCGTGGAGCTGTCCGAGGACGCCCTCCAGTGGACGCGCAAGAACGTCGAGGGGTCCAGGGTCGACCTGCGCCAGGGAGACGCCCTGGAGGCCTTCAGGGACCTCGACGGCCAGGTGGACCTGGTGATCTCCAACCCGCCGTACATCCCGCTCACGGAATGGGAGTACGTGGCGCCGGAGGCCCGGGACTACGATCCCGAACTCGCCCTGTTCTCGGGCGAGGACGGACTGGACCTCATCCGTGGCATCGAGCGCACCGCGCACCGGCTGCTGCGCCCCGGCGGTGTCGTCGTCATCGAGCACGCCGACACCCAGGGCGGGCAGGTGCCGTGGATCTTCACCGAGGAGCGGGGCTGGGCCGACGCGGCCGATCACCCGGACCTCAACAACCGGCCGCGGTTCGCGACCGCCCGCAAGGCGATGCCGTGA